Proteins from one Clostridium cellulovorans 743B genomic window:
- a CDS encoding penicillin-binding transpeptidase domain-containing protein, with the protein MRKLSIKSLLLIIFAIAMLVLSGCSKEKSAADTFAVYKESWQNKDYEAMYEMLSTEAKGYVSKEDFVQRYTKIYSGIEAETIEITVDSENENKNEKDKSSIPFSIDMKTAAGDIKIEGYTANLVKEKVDKKSNWLINWDEKMIFPQMVQGDKVRIDTLEGKRGEIYDAKGNGLAVNSTVTQIGIYPKNYEANKAANTEQLAKILDINPNDITEKLAANTNPEYFVPIVTVNSTEREKISAALAIDGVIKKDKNGRTYNGGEAFGALIGYIGNVTAEELEANKDKGYTETSLIGKRGLEQVYEDRLKAKDGAHIYISRESDNSKIDIAKTEPKDGEKITISIDSELQKKIYESMNGEKGASTVIDPKTGAVLAMVSSPSFDPNSFTTYVTQTTKAKWDVAKDAQFENRFKKSYAPGSTFKLFTAIAGLEKSAINPEEALSISGTQWQPNASWGDYKVTRVTDTGAPVTLKDAFVYSDNIYFSQVALKLGKDAFIEKAKAFGIGEELPIDYPIVASQISADGSLKNDIALADSSYGQGQVLMTPLQLTLMYSAVVNDGKIMSPTIESKQPKVWKENLISAANAKVLADDLKAVIEEPSGTAHSIQIPGVSLAGKTGTAELKKDANDTNAEENGWFVVMNTDNPKLVMATMMENVKSKGGSHFVLDGQKKVLDYYFAK; encoded by the coding sequence ATGAGAAAGTTATCCATAAAGAGCTTATTACTTATAATCTTTGCTATTGCAATGTTGGTTTTAAGTGGATGTTCTAAGGAAAAAAGTGCAGCAGATACCTTTGCGGTATACAAAGAAAGCTGGCAAAATAAAGATTATGAAGCTATGTATGAAATGCTTTCAACGGAAGCAAAAGGATATGTATCTAAAGAAGATTTTGTACAAAGATATACAAAAATATATAGTGGAATAGAGGCAGAAACTATAGAAATCACCGTGGACAGCGAAAATGAGAATAAGAATGAAAAGGACAAGAGTAGTATTCCTTTTTCAATAGATATGAAAACTGCTGCTGGTGATATTAAAATAGAAGGTTATACTGCTAATTTAGTTAAGGAAAAAGTTGATAAGAAAAGCAACTGGCTTATTAACTGGGATGAAAAAATGATTTTTCCACAGATGGTTCAAGGGGATAAGGTTAGAATAGACACCTTAGAAGGCAAGCGTGGAGAAATATATGATGCAAAAGGAAATGGTCTTGCAGTTAATAGTACAGTAACACAGATAGGTATTTATCCTAAGAATTATGAAGCTAATAAAGCAGCAAATACAGAGCAACTTGCTAAAATTCTTGATATCAACCCTAATGATATAACAGAAAAGCTTGCAGCAAATACTAACCCTGAATATTTTGTACCGATAGTAACAGTAAATTCTACTGAGAGAGAAAAAATATCTGCAGCTTTAGCGATTGATGGAGTAATAAAGAAAGATAAGAATGGTAGAACTTATAATGGCGGAGAAGCTTTTGGAGCTTTAATTGGTTACATAGGTAATGTAACAGCAGAAGAGTTAGAAGCTAATAAAGATAAAGGTTATACAGAAACTAGCTTGATTGGTAAAAGAGGCTTAGAACAGGTTTATGAAGATAGATTAAAGGCAAAAGACGGAGCACACATATATATTTCAAGAGAGAGCGACAACAGTAAGATTGATATTGCAAAGACAGAACCAAAGGATGGGGAAAAGATAACTATTTCTATTGATTCTGAGTTGCAAAAGAAAATATATGAAAGTATGAATGGTGAAAAAGGAGCATCTACGGTTATAGATCCAAAAACAGGTGCTGTTTTAGCTATGGTAAGCTCACCATCTTTCGATCCTAATTCCTTCACTACTTATGTAACTCAAACAACAAAAGCTAAGTGGGATGTAGCAAAGGATGCACAATTTGAAAATAGATTTAAGAAAAGTTATGCACCAGGTTCAACCTTTAAGCTTTTCACAGCTATTGCAGGTCTTGAAAAGTCTGCAATAAATCCAGAAGAAGCGCTAAGTATTTCAGGAACTCAGTGGCAACCAAATGCAAGCTGGGGAGATTATAAAGTTACAAGAGTAACAGATACAGGGGCACCAGTCACTTTGAAAGATGCTTTTGTATATTCAGATAATATTTATTTCTCTCAAGTAGCCCTTAAGCTTGGCAAAGACGCTTTTATAGAAAAGGCAAAAGCTTTTGGAATAGGGGAAGAACTTCCTATAGATTATCCAATAGTAGCGTCACAGATATCAGCAGATGGCAGCTTAAAGAATGACATAGCTCTTGCAGATAGCAGCTATGGTCAAGGTCAGGTGCTTATGACACCACTTCAACTTACACTTATGTATAGTGCTGTTGTAAATGATGGTAAAATAATGTCACCAACCATTGAAAGCAAGCAACCAAAGGTTTGGAAGGAAAATCTTATATCAGCTGCAAATGCTAAGGTTTTAGCTGACGATTTGAAAGCTGTAATAGAAGAACCAAGTGGAACAGCACACAGCATACAAATACCTGGAGTTTCTCTTGCTGGTAAAACAGGAACTGCAGAGCTTAAAAAGGATGCTAATGATACGAATGCAGAGGAGAATGGCTGGTTTGTAGTTATGAATACAGATAATCCTAAGTTAGTTATGGCTACGATGATGGAAAATGTAAAAAGTAAAGGTGGTAGTCACTTCGTATTAGATGGACAAAAGAAAGTTTTAGATTATTACTTTGCTAAATAA
- a CDS encoding Cof-type HAD-IIB family hydrolase, whose product MSYKMICVDIDGTILNDKHKLTEDTKKALKEAHDKGLHVVICSGRLFSDAEYYSNLLGVNSSIVGSNGTIIKDKKNDEFIFKKILGKNTCSKLLKIFSKHNIKASFYTTDKVYSSNFKFTLILFLGKLIGVVSRNTKLKYIFNKKQWQQMIDTSVDNIYKCEVTVKDIDKLNALKKELKQLHDIELVNQAADNIEISSKGITKGSAVKFLTKYYNIKKEEVITIGDSGNDLPMIEYAGLGVAMGNAFEDVKERADYITASNNDSGVAKVINEFVLTDQLRKIV is encoded by the coding sequence ATGAGTTACAAAATGATTTGCGTAGATATAGATGGCACCATACTAAATGATAAACATAAGCTTACAGAAGATACAAAGAAAGCTTTAAAGGAAGCACATGATAAAGGCTTACATGTTGTAATATGTAGCGGTAGGTTATTTAGTGATGCTGAATATTATTCTAATTTATTAGGAGTTAATTCTTCAATTGTTGGCTCCAACGGAACTATCATTAAGGATAAGAAAAATGATGAGTTTATTTTTAAGAAGATATTAGGCAAAAATACCTGTAGCAAATTACTCAAAATCTTCTCAAAGCACAATATAAAAGCGTCTTTTTACACAACAGACAAGGTATACAGCAGCAACTTTAAGTTTACCCTTATACTTTTCTTAGGTAAGCTAATTGGAGTTGTTAGCAGAAATACAAAACTCAAATATATATTTAATAAAAAACAATGGCAGCAGATGATCGATACAAGCGTTGATAACATATACAAATGTGAAGTAACCGTCAAGGATATAGATAAACTAAATGCACTTAAGAAGGAACTAAAACAACTACATGATATAGAACTAGTTAACCAAGCAGCAGATAATATAGAAATTAGCTCAAAAGGAATCACTAAAGGCAGTGCTGTTAAGTTTCTTACAAAATACTATAATATAAAAAAAGAAGAGGTCATAACTATCGGTGATAGTGGGAATGATTTACCTATGATTGAATATGCAGGTCTTGGAGTAGCTATGGGAAATGCTTTTGAAGATGTAAAAGAAAGAGCTGATTATATTACAGCTTCCAATAATGACAGTGGTGTTGCAAAGGTTATAAATGAATTTGTACTAACAGACCAGCTAAGAAAAATTGTTTAA
- a CDS encoding TolB family protein, with translation MMKKILLIVVACIMGVYGLVEVTKALEKEPFNPLMQTESTYRTLEKIDLSDPYYKANNIVEGYTIPENLDVRCKYTDSSLLVTTSDSHYVKNQFSLPEGIYEYNFKTEEMKLIADKVKKKNHIKTVAYDDGYLVWEEDGQELISEVNDGRGWKMYLKNIDTGKVIKIDQYSKKNSSYASGGYKFSPNDIDIDGENIVYKIDAVNEKKETIHIVKSYNIKTKELKEIKRSNSINKDTFSEPDVDGDKVVFCGHSIDSNDSQIYIYDINSGIFDVIWSTEDEKDFNNAKISEDTVTIAKSNCKTYNYNGYSFTSKVVLYDINKRAFEPIRDPEQVKWESGHNGSINLFNDKYLTFSTGDNSNTKIYDMKAKKYIDLLREEEKNEYLIEGVGESYDNLVMVDLWKSEYTRKRVYILEKENSMS, from the coding sequence ATGATGAAAAAGATATTACTTATTGTAGTAGCATGTATTATGGGTGTATACGGATTGGTAGAAGTTACAAAGGCATTAGAAAAGGAACCGTTTAATCCTTTGATGCAAACAGAGTCTACTTATCGAACTTTAGAGAAGATAGACTTAAGTGATCCATATTATAAGGCAAATAATATAGTAGAAGGTTATACCATTCCAGAAAATTTAGATGTCAGATGTAAGTATACGGATTCTAGTTTACTTGTTACAACTTCAGATAGCCATTATGTAAAAAATCAATTTAGCCTACCAGAGGGTATATATGAATATAATTTTAAAACTGAAGAGATGAAGCTAATAGCTGACAAAGTGAAAAAGAAAAATCATATAAAGACTGTGGCTTATGATGATGGTTATTTAGTTTGGGAAGAAGATGGTCAAGAATTGATTAGTGAAGTGAATGATGGAAGAGGGTGGAAGATGTATTTGAAAAACATAGATACTGGTAAAGTAATTAAAATAGATCAATACAGCAAAAAGAATAGTAGCTATGCTAGTGGTGGATATAAATTTAGTCCTAATGATATAGATATAGATGGTGAAAATATTGTATATAAAATAGATGCAGTTAACGAAAAAAAAGAGACAATTCATATTGTGAAAAGCTATAACATAAAAACTAAGGAATTAAAAGAAATTAAGAGGAGTAACAGTATAAATAAAGATACCTTCTCTGAGCCAGATGTTGATGGAGATAAGGTTGTATTTTGTGGACATTCTATAGATTCTAATGATTCTCAAATATATATATATGATATAAACTCAGGAATATTTGATGTTATTTGGTCAACAGAGGATGAGAAAGATTTTAATAACGCAAAGATAAGTGAAGATACTGTTACAATTGCTAAATCAAATTGTAAGACGTATAACTATAACGGTTATAGCTTTACATCAAAAGTTGTTTTGTATGATATTAATAAGAGAGCTTTTGAACCGATAAGAGATCCAGAACAAGTTAAGTGGGAGTCTGGACATAACGGCAGCATAAATTTGTTTAATGATAAATATTTAACGTTTAGCACTGGAGATAATTCTAATACGAAAATTTATGATATGAAAGCCAAGAAGTATATAGATTTATTGAGAGAAGAGGAAAAAAATGAATATCTCATAGAAGGTGTAGGTGAATCCTATGATAATTTAGTGATGGTAGACTTATGGAAAAGTGAATATACAAGAAAACGGGTATACATATTAGAAAAAGAGAACAGCATGTCCTAG
- the lspA gene encoding signal peptidase II translates to MFLVIMIIALVALDQVSKLMIINNVEVGEKIPVINDFFYITHHKNEGIAWSLLENKGYIFIPITIIVTVVLSYMIYKNKEKLFRISLAVILSGAIGNLIDRLFLGSVTDFFEFHFGSYVFPVFNVADICVVLGSVALVIFVLFFYDEEQDKIKLK, encoded by the coding sequence ATGTTTCTAGTTATTATGATAATAGCCTTAGTGGCTTTAGATCAAGTTTCAAAGCTTATGATCATCAATAATGTTGAGGTTGGTGAAAAGATACCAGTTATAAATGATTTTTTCTATATAACTCATCACAAGAATGAAGGAATAGCGTGGAGTTTATTAGAGAATAAAGGGTATATCTTTATTCCTATTACTATTATTGTAACAGTTGTTCTTTCGTATATGATATATAAGAACAAAGAAAAGTTATTTAGAATCTCCTTAGCAGTAATTTTAAGTGGTGCTATAGGAAACTTGATTGATAGATTATTTTTAGGAAGTGTTACAGATTTCTTTGAGTTTCATTTTGGCTCATATGTGTTCCCTGTTTTTAATGTGGCTGATATTTGTGTAGTTCTTGGATCTGTGGCATTGGTTATTTTTGTATTGTTTTTCTATGATGAAGAGCAAGATAAAATTAAGCTAAAATAG
- a CDS encoding ABC-F family ATP-binding cassette domain-containing protein, whose translation MNFLSAENISKSYSEKQLFNNINLGINDGDKIGVIGINGTGKSTLLKVIAGVENEDTGKIIRANAVRIEYLSQNPAFDENATVIEQIFKGDTPVMKLIREYEEAIEDKNTPDEKLMRLTRDMDAANAWNLESEAKTILTKLGITDFSQKVGNLSGGQRKRIALAAALISPAELLILDEPTNHLDNDTIAWLEQFLNKRKGALLMITHDRYFLDRVVNRIIEIDGGNLYSYEGNYSVFLEKKIERKELEASTQSKKENLFRKELAWIRRGAQARSTKQKARIDRFETLKGELGKAQDEKLEISVTGSRLGKKIIELEHINKSFEDKKVIEDFSYILLRDDRIGIVGANGNGKSTLINIISGKLQKDSGEVVIGDTVRIGVYSQENYSMNEELRVIEYIREGAELITTADGEKVTASQMLEKFLFPSHLQWTPISKLSGGEKRRLYLLRVLMESPNVLLLDEPTNDLDIETLTILEDYIDNFSGPVIAVSHDRYFLDRIANKIFFFRGQGEIDKYVGNYTDFKETVEIETSSEEKNPKAVDKSKGNGDKNFLDVDKNFQKQEKKPMKFSFKEQREFDEIDSVIAGLEEKLEDLEARVEKAATDYVLLQELLAEKESLQQELEEKMERWVYLNELAAQIEENKANKNK comes from the coding sequence ATGAACTTTTTAAGTGCAGAAAATATATCGAAAAGCTATAGCGAAAAGCAGCTTTTTAATAATATAAATTTAGGTATCAATGATGGTGATAAAATTGGTGTAATAGGTATAAATGGAACAGGGAAAAGTACCTTGCTTAAGGTTATCGCAGGAGTAGAGAATGAGGATACAGGAAAGATTATAAGAGCAAATGCAGTTAGAATTGAGTACTTATCCCAAAATCCAGCTTTTGATGAGAATGCTACGGTAATCGAACAGATTTTTAAAGGTGATACTCCTGTGATGAAGCTTATAAGGGAATATGAAGAAGCAATAGAGGATAAAAATACACCGGATGAAAAGCTTATGAGACTTACAAGGGATATGGATGCAGCCAACGCTTGGAACCTTGAGAGTGAAGCAAAGACCATATTAACGAAGCTTGGAATAACAGATTTTTCTCAAAAAGTTGGGAATTTATCCGGAGGCCAAAGAAAAAGAATAGCTCTAGCAGCAGCGCTTATTAGTCCAGCTGAACTTCTTATACTAGATGAGCCGACTAATCACCTAGACAATGATACCATTGCGTGGCTTGAACAATTTCTTAATAAAAGAAAAGGGGCTCTATTAATGATCACTCATGATAGATACTTCCTAGATAGAGTTGTTAATAGGATAATTGAAATCGATGGTGGAAATTTATATTCATATGAAGGGAACTATAGCGTATTCTTAGAAAAAAAGATTGAGCGTAAAGAATTAGAAGCATCAACTCAAAGTAAGAAGGAGAATCTTTTTAGAAAAGAGCTTGCTTGGATCAGAAGAGGGGCACAGGCTAGAAGTACAAAGCAAAAGGCTAGAATAGACAGGTTTGAAACTTTAAAGGGTGAATTAGGAAAGGCACAGGACGAAAAACTTGAGATATCTGTTACAGGTAGTAGACTTGGAAAGAAGATTATCGAACTTGAACATATTAATAAATCCTTTGAAGATAAAAAGGTAATAGAGGATTTTAGCTATATACTTTTAAGAGATGACAGAATAGGAATAGTAGGAGCTAATGGAAATGGTAAGTCTACTCTTATAAATATAATTAGTGGTAAGCTTCAAAAAGATAGTGGGGAAGTTGTTATTGGAGATACAGTGAGGATCGGAGTATATTCTCAAGAAAATTATAGTATGAATGAAGAACTTAGAGTTATTGAATATATAAGAGAGGGTGCAGAACTTATTACCACTGCTGATGGTGAAAAGGTCACAGCATCGCAAATGCTGGAGAAATTCTTGTTTCCATCTCATCTTCAATGGACACCGATATCAAAACTTTCTGGGGGAGAAAAAAGAAGGTTATATCTTTTAAGAGTTCTTATGGAAAGCCCAAATGTTCTGCTACTAGACGAACCTACTAATGATTTAGACATAGAGACTCTTACTATATTAGAGGATTATATTGATAATTTCAGTGGACCTGTTATAGCTGTTTCTCATGATAGATATTTCTTAGATAGAATTGCCAATAAAATATTCTTCTTTAGAGGTCAAGGTGAAATAGATAAGTATGTGGGTAACTATACAGATTTCAAAGAAACTGTGGAAATAGAAACAAGTAGTGAGGAAAAGAATCCAAAGGCAGTGGATAAATCAAAAGGTAATGGGGATAAAAACTTCTTAGATGTGGATAAAAATTTTCAAAAGCAAGAAAAAAAGCCAATGAAGTTTTCCTTTAAAGAGCAAAGAGAATTTGATGAGATTGATTCAGTTATCGCTGGATTGGAAGAAAAATTAGAAGATTTAGAGGCAAGAGTAGAAAAAGCAGCTACGGATTATGTATTGCTTCAAGAACTTCTAGCAGAAAAGGAAAGTTTGCAACAAGAACTTGAGGAAAAGATGGAAAGATGGGTATATCTAAATGAATTAGCTGCTCAAATTGAAGAAAATAAGGCAAATAAAAATAAATAA
- a CDS encoding LacI family DNA-binding transcriptional regulator, with protein MATIKEIASLAGVSMSTVSRVLNFDDTLNVTDVTREKILRIASELEYVPSKSKKTKNKFSRDIGIVYWYNYQEELEDPYYLSIRLAAEKKSNENNFNLVKVTEDTPVEDIRNLSGIIAIGRFYDDTIEKLASSNENIVFVDFSPNENRFDSVMADIGKATSKILNYLYELGHRKIGYIGGKKLESIDYKNLFIDDRDIKYKEFMESRGIYNVNYIYETERFTFKIGYKLMTEALKSEDRPTAFFIGNDTMAVGAYKAISEAGLHIPKDISIVGFNDLPSAKYMVPSLTTIRIPSEYLGNAAIDLLLESINGSREYNKKVIIPTEFKIRESCTEII; from the coding sequence TTGGCCACTATAAAAGAAATAGCATCTCTTGCAGGGGTTTCTATGTCCACAGTCTCTAGAGTTTTAAACTTTGATGATACATTAAACGTTACTGATGTGACACGAGAGAAAATATTAAGGATCGCATCTGAACTTGAGTATGTTCCATCGAAGTCAAAAAAAACCAAAAATAAATTTTCTAGAGATATTGGAATTGTTTACTGGTATAACTACCAAGAAGAACTAGAAGACCCTTACTATTTATCAATAAGATTAGCTGCTGAGAAAAAAAGCAACGAAAATAACTTTAATTTAGTAAAGGTGACTGAAGATACTCCGGTTGAAGATATTAGAAATCTTAGCGGAATAATTGCAATTGGACGATTTTACGACGATACTATAGAAAAGCTAGCAAGTTCTAATGAAAATATAGTATTCGTAGATTTTTCACCAAACGAAAATAGATTTGATTCCGTAATGGCCGATATAGGAAAAGCAACTTCTAAGATACTGAACTATCTATACGAGTTAGGTCATAGAAAAATAGGCTATATCGGTGGAAAAAAATTAGAGAGTATAGATTATAAAAATTTATTTATAGATGATAGAGATATTAAATATAAAGAATTTATGGAAAGCAGAGGTATATATAATGTTAATTATATATATGAAACTGAACGCTTTACCTTTAAAATAGGCTATAAACTTATGACCGAAGCATTAAAATCAGAAGATAGACCTACAGCATTTTTTATTGGAAATGATACTATGGCAGTTGGGGCATATAAGGCAATCTCAGAGGCTGGCTTACATATACCAAAAGATATAAGTATCGTAGGCTTTAATGACCTACCTAGTGCAAAATATATGGTACCCTCATTAACTACTATAAGAATTCCAAGTGAATATTTAGGCAACGCTGCTATTGATTTATTATTAGAATCTATAAACGGCAGCAGAGAATATAATAAAAAAGTTATAATACCAACTGAATTTAAAATAAGAGAAAGCTGTACAGAAATAATATAG
- a CDS encoding ABC transporter substrate-binding protein, which yields MNFKKIIATALTAMMTFSLVGCGSSSSSNTSDSKTSTDKTVTIWAWDETFNIKALNEAKDIYLKDNPDVKFNIVTMAQNDIVQKLNTSLSSGTYDGLPNIVLIEDYKAPGYLNAYPEDFKDISGSIDASKFMDYKLDIMKNGDKLYGVPFDSGVTALFYRTDYIEQAGYKKEDMKDMTWEKYIEVGKAVKAKTGKDMLTLDPNDLAQIRVMMQTAGEWYMEKDGKTVNLADNQALKDSITVYKNLLDAGIVKQVSDWDSFVGAFQKGDVATVPTGCWIASSVQTAKDQSGKWAVTSIPRLGANSKSVNASNLGGSSWYVLDKVTGSDLATDFLAKTFAASNELMNDLAKDINLVSTLKSSSTGENYSKPSEFFGGQEIFKDFSTWTAKIPPVNYGLHTYAIESIMTEAVQAIVGGSDMDSTLKNAQTQAEAAVKN from the coding sequence ATGAATTTTAAAAAAATTATAGCTACTGCACTAACTGCTATGATGACATTCAGCTTAGTAGGTTGTGGATCATCAAGTAGTAGTAATACATCAGATAGTAAGACAAGCACTGATAAAACAGTTACTATTTGGGCTTGGGATGAAACATTCAATATTAAGGCATTAAATGAAGCTAAGGATATCTACCTAAAAGATAATCCAGACGTAAAATTCAACATTGTAACTATGGCACAAAATGATATCGTACAAAAATTAAATACAAGTCTTTCATCTGGAACTTATGATGGACTTCCTAACATTGTTTTAATTGAAGATTACAAGGCTCCAGGTTATTTAAATGCTTATCCTGAGGACTTCAAAGATATAAGTGGCTCAATAGATGCAAGCAAATTCATGGATTACAAACTAGATATCATGAAAAATGGTGACAAACTATATGGTGTACCATTTGATAGTGGTGTAACAGCTTTATTCTATAGAACTGATTATATAGAACAAGCAGGCTATAAAAAAGAAGATATGAAAGATATGACTTGGGAAAAGTATATTGAAGTTGGTAAAGCTGTAAAAGCAAAGACTGGAAAAGATATGCTAACACTTGACCCTAATGACTTAGCTCAAATCAGAGTTATGATGCAAACAGCTGGTGAATGGTACATGGAGAAAGACGGAAAAACTGTAAACCTTGCAGATAACCAAGCATTAAAAGACTCTATAACAGTATACAAAAACTTACTTGATGCTGGAATAGTAAAACAAGTTTCTGATTGGGATTCCTTCGTAGGTGCGTTCCAAAAAGGAGACGTTGCTACTGTACCAACTGGTTGTTGGATTGCATCATCAGTGCAAACAGCTAAAGATCAAAGTGGCAAATGGGCTGTAACTTCTATTCCAAGACTGGGAGCAAACTCTAAGTCTGTTAACGCTTCTAACCTTGGTGGTTCTAGTTGGTATGTATTAGATAAAGTTACTGGTTCTGATTTAGCAACTGATTTCTTAGCAAAAACTTTTGCAGCAAGTAATGAATTAATGAATGACTTAGCAAAAGATATTAACTTAGTAAGTACATTAAAATCCTCAAGCACTGGTGAAAATTACTCTAAACCTTCTGAATTCTTTGGAGGTCAAGAAATATTTAAAGATTTCTCTACATGGACAGCAAAAATTCCACCTGTAAACTATGGTCTTCACACATATGCTATCGAAAGCATTATGACAGAAGCAGTACAAGCGATCGTTGGTGGATCTGATATGGATTCAACACTTAAAAATGCTCAAACACAAGCAGAAGCAGCAGTTAAAAACTAA
- a CDS encoding carbohydrate ABC transporter permease, producing the protein MSRKKNLEMSSGANRWGWFFVSLSTILISIFVFYPMIQALLTSFQSGSGNNLKFNGIQNYQRMLTDSTFIKSLTNTLLYLVCQVPIMILLALIIAAVLNDKNLKFSGFFRTAIFLPCVTSLVAYSMVMKSIFAADGIVNKLLLNLHLISDPIQWVTDPLFAKILIIVAITWRWTGYNMIFFLSGLQNIDPSIYEAAEIDGASTFKKFTSMTVPLLKPIILFTTITSTIGTLQLFDEVQNITQGGPANATTTISQYIYNLSFKFSPNFGYAAAVSFIIVILIIILSLIQFKVGGDKND; encoded by the coding sequence ATGAGTCGCAAGAAGAATTTGGAAATGTCTAGTGGTGCCAATAGATGGGGATGGTTCTTTGTTTCTTTAAGTACAATTTTAATATCAATATTTGTTTTTTATCCGATGATACAAGCTCTTTTGACTTCCTTTCAATCAGGAAGTGGAAATAATTTAAAGTTTAATGGCATACAAAACTACCAAAGAATGCTTACAGATAGTACTTTTATTAAATCACTTACAAACACTCTTTTGTATTTAGTTTGCCAAGTTCCAATAATGATCCTTTTAGCGCTTATCATTGCAGCTGTCCTTAATGATAAAAACTTAAAATTCAGTGGATTTTTTAGAACTGCAATTTTCCTACCATGTGTAACTTCCCTAGTAGCTTACTCAATGGTTATGAAAAGTATATTTGCAGCAGACGGCATAGTAAATAAGTTATTATTGAATCTTCATTTAATATCTGATCCAATTCAATGGGTTACAGATCCGCTATTTGCTAAAATCTTAATAATCGTTGCAATTACTTGGAGATGGACAGGATATAATATGATATTCTTCTTATCAGGCCTACAAAATATTGATCCTTCGATTTATGAAGCAGCAGAAATTGATGGAGCTTCTACATTTAAGAAATTCACAAGCATGACAGTCCCATTATTAAAACCAATTATTCTATTTACTACAATAACATCGACGATCGGTACACTACAATTATTTGATGAAGTTCAAAACATTACTCAAGGTGGTCCAGCTAACGCTACTACTACTATTTCTCAGTATATATATAACTTAAGCTTTAAGTTCTCACCAAACTTTGGATATGCCGCAGCAGTTTCTTTTATCATTGTAATATTGATTATCATATTGTCATTAATCCAATTCAAAGTAGGAGGAGATAAAAATGACTAA
- a CDS encoding carbohydrate ABC transporter permease, with product MTKKFKVSAAFKYLFLSLLAFVSLFPFFWIIVGSTNESVEITRGSLLPGKNFFVNLNNLLSSDLGFANSLVNSAKIAVLTTIFALLISSLAGYGFEIFKSRARERLFTILLLSMMVPFAALMVPLFRLFAFINSTPLKFMGLNTLIAVMVPSFSTAFLIFFFRQNTKSFPKDILEAARIDGLGELEIFFKIYVPTMKSTYSAAAIITFMSSWNAYIWPLIALQSPEKRTAVLIISTLGSSYNPDYGMIMTAILIATLPTALIFFIMQKQFVQGMLGSVK from the coding sequence ATGACTAAAAAATTTAAAGTATCAGCAGCCTTTAAATATTTATTTTTAAGCTTACTAGCCTTTGTTTCATTATTCCCGTTTTTCTGGATTATAGTTGGTTCTACAAATGAATCTGTAGAAATTACAAGAGGTTCTCTGTTGCCCGGTAAAAACTTCTTTGTAAATTTAAACAACCTTCTAAGCTCAGACTTAGGATTTGCTAATTCACTTGTTAACTCAGCAAAAATAGCTGTTTTAACTACTATTTTTGCATTATTAATCTCTTCTTTAGCTGGTTATGGATTTGAAATATTCAAATCAAGAGCAAGAGAAAGATTATTTACAATTTTACTTTTATCTATGATGGTTCCTTTTGCAGCCTTAATGGTTCCACTTTTTAGATTATTTGCATTTATCAATTCCACACCGCTAAAATTTATGGGATTAAATACATTGATAGCTGTAATGGTACCTAGCTTTTCTACTGCATTTTTGATATTCTTTTTCAGACAAAATACAAAGTCCTTCCCAAAAGATATCTTAGAAGCAGCTAGAATTGATGGTTTAGGAGAATTAGAGATTTTCTTTAAAATATATGTTCCAACTATGAAATCAACTTATTCAGCAGCAGCGATTATTACATTTATGAGTAGCTGGAATGCTTATATCTGGCCATTAATTGCACTACAATCCCCTGAAAAAAGAACTGCAGTTTTAATTATTTCTACCTTAGGTTCAAGTTATAACCCAGACTATGGCATGATTATGACTGCTATTTTAATAGCTACTTTACCAACTGCATTAATATTCTTTATAATGCAAAAACAATTTGTTCAAGGTATGCTTGGATCAGTAAAATAG